The DNA region TATCATGAGCCTCTGTATTATTTCCCATTGGATCACTCTCTTGCAACCAAGCCATCTTCTGCTTTGCCATAGACAATTTCTTTTGAACATTCCCAAATGAGTTGGAATTCCACATATTTAAATTAACCCCACTTTCCTTAATTAACCCAACCACAGAATCCATACTACTTTGTACATCGCCCTTCCTCCAAATACTAGAAATAATATCATCACAACCCTTTTCCCCAACCCACATAGATTCAAACCTGAATTGCTTCTTGTTCTGGACAAAACTCTCCTCAGAATCAGTAAGAATCCAAATTGGCACATGATCTGAATATGCAACCAATCCATGAACAACAGAGGCAAAAGCAAATCTACTTCCCCATTGTTCATTCACTAGGGCCCTATCCAATCTCTCCAAAACACAATGCCCACCCCCCTTCGATTACTCCAAGTGAATTTCTGGCCTATAAATCCCAAATCCCTCAATTCACAATCATTTCTAGCATTACGAAAAGCTGTAATCTGCCTCTCTGGTCTAGGATTACCCCCAATTTCTCGTGATGATGTAACACCTCGTTAAAATCTCCAAGCACTAGCCAAGACTCCCCATTCTTTCTACATAAATGTCTGAGTAACTCCCAGGTCTGATCTCTTAACGCCACTTCAGGATACCCATAAACCCCAGTTAAAAACCACACACCATACCTCGAGACAGAATCAACAGTAGCATCAATATGGCAATGAGAATAATTCAAGACAGAAAGTTGAACATCTCGTCCCCATAACAAAGTAATTCCACCCTTACGACCATGACAATCCACAGCTAAGCAATTAGAGAAACCCAAAcgaaatttacatacctcaaaTTCGCGTGCTTTCAATCTTGTTTCTTGCAAAAACAAGATATCGGGATCTTCTCTCTTGACTAAATCAAAGAGTTCGAATGccacgtgggttcccaagcccacggacATTCCAGCTCAAAATCTTCATTGGTCCTGGTGGGGCTGGTCACCAGCCACCGTCGATTCCAGCTACTTCGGAGCACTATTGACTGAGCCATGCTTCAAGACGTTGGATGCAGAATCACTTTCACCAGAGCAATATTTCCTCTTTTTGTTCTCCGCAAGCAAAGACCGTTGTGAGGCTTTAGAAGGATGAGGCTGCTGGTCACCCAACCCAGACAACCGTTTCCATTTACGACTAACAAGCCCATCAGGCTTGGCACTGCCCAATTGGGCCTCTTGAGGGCAAATTTTTTGGCCATCAGCTAGCCCATTTAAAGCACCTGAATCACCCGCCTGGCTAACCAATTCAACTAAATTTTGAAACGGAAAGGAATTCAGCATCGAAACCGATTGATGACCAGCATCCTGAAACCGTTCCTTAGAAGATTCCTGGACAACCTCCACCCTATCTGCCTTATCCATAGCCTCCTTAAGATTTGTTTCCATAATGTTTGGTAATATTTTCGCTACCGTTGCAATTGCTAAATCAGATTCACCAACCGCTGCCGATGAGCCCCCAGTCGTCGGACTCCCCCAGAAAGATTGATTCTGATTGTCACGATCCCAGAATTTTTCCTCTTTTGCTCTTACACCAAATGATGAAGCTCGTAACCACACACCATAAGGAAGTATTTCACCTTCCATCACCATCGAAGGATGTAAAGAACAATCGTTCTCACCATGACCCACTCGTCCGCATAAATAACAAAAGTTTGGTAAGCGTTCATAAGAAAAGCGAACCCAGACTGGATCATCATTTCCCATGGAAAACTTAGTGCCCCGCAACAGGGGTTTTGTAACATCTACTGTGACACGAACTCACATGAATTCTCCCCAAGCCAAGTCGTCATCCTCCAGGTCAACCTCTTCAACACAACCAATTTTTGTTCCAACCTGTTTCCCGACATAGACATTGCGAGCCCTAAGCGGCAAGTCATGAAGACGTACCCAAAACTGGGCAGTAGATATTTTGATATCGTTTACCTGTTGATGACCATCCACCTCCTTCAACAGCACTAGATGTTTGTCAAAATACCAAGGGCCTTCCCTCACCACCTTCTCCTTATCCCTAAGATCTTTAAATTCAACTAAGAACAAAGTCGAATTGAGATCTCTAAAGTGAACACTCTTTTACCAATCTCCATGCTCTTCTCATCGTTACCTTAAAAGCATCTCAATTAAAATGCTTCTCTGTAAACAAAGACATCACCAAACACTTACCACCCCGCAAATTCAAGTCCTCCAACTAGCTAACATCCACCACCACCTTATCATTTTCAAGTTCCGTTAACGACAAACGTTTATACAACTCCTGTAGATCGCCCTCCATACTACTTGAGATGGATGACACTGCACCCAGGCAGTAGCAAAAACCTCCACAATCACCCTAGaaccctagagagagagagagagagagagagagagagaggatcatTACAAATCATAGTTAATTATGAGGGGACGAAGtatgaattaaaattaaaataaaactaattaaaattatatatatcactcCCCTTTTACATATTACTAGTAATAGAGCAATGTCCAATGGACTTTTGCCTAGTTtagattttttacaaaaaatttatgattttctacaaaagaaaaatgattaataaattaTCTAACCTTATGTTTAAATTCTCAATTTCATGTTCTCACAACAGAAACAAGACAAGACCCTAACTAACCGCTTGaactataaaatataaaggaaaaaattaattccattaatataaggaaaaaaatgatcAGATGACTACAAATAAATTAACCCTTATTCCATTAAGGTAATATTCATTTATagatgaataaatttatatgttgAAGAAGAATATCTAAAATAATGTGacatttattatatagaaatatatatatcagcCTAACATGGTCaatattaacataaaatatgaaatcaaGTTTGATTTACCATGAATACAATCAAACCCATATTTATCTACGTATGATCAACTTGTAAAAGTCATGTATTATCATCAAGAATATACAAAtgtcaatatttaaaatatttttgttaaatttgtaGGATTTATTTGtgattcaaaattattatacattttttaatttagacatgatatattttttaatttatgaaatttataatctaaACTATAATCTAATATGTCagaaattattttctcataaaacttttataaacaattagtattaatttaaaagaaaaaatactataaatcatttttgataaaatttttagatGGGCTAATTTTTAAGatggtttgattttaaatataaagccTAGAGGTCAAAAAATGAAACCCAACCCGTGTGGAAGCCCGGAGGTCTCGATTCTCCGTTTGTGGGTATTGTTTGTTCTCTTTTTGTTGGTTCTATTATGTTTATGTTGGTTTCCTCGGTATGATTTCTTTGCAGTCATTGTTTCTCGCTTCTGATTGTGTATTTGTCGGTTCTTCTCGGATGGTGGAGTGCAGTGGAGTTGTATGTGACGCAAGGGGCTTTTGACGCTTATTAACGACAGAACAATagttaacaagaaaaaaaatattgtagcagttagatagccacttattataatataatagatatgATTGGCTATATAATATTGCTGACAAATTAAAGActtgttaatttaaaaataacaaaatgataaacattatttataaattgatttaagTTAATGTGATGcttgaaattataaatataattttctcaatCGTAAAATAAACTTAACATATGATATAAAATTATCAACTTATAAATTCATTTCCCTAATAAATTTAACAATTCTCACAAAAGCAAAGCCGTggatgtgtatatatacatgatattggTGCTTCTACTCAGTCTTATAATTTTGTCCCTTCAAATTTACCAATAGtacaattgaattttttttttcctttttatgttaattattttttaaatatttttaaatgttaaaaaaataccacTTCACTAATAATCACATTACAACATTAGTGGCTTTTTGCCGCGGTTTATTTTTTGACAGACTTGAGTTTGCCATAAAAACAGCATTTCAACGGCGATATACGTACGCAATAAAAATGCTGCGGTTAAATAGACGTCTACTGTGTTATGATAAGTTGCACCCGGTAGTTGCGTCGACACTTAATGTACTGCTGCGAGTTTGGGCTGCCGTAAAAGCTAAGACCAAATAATCCAAACATCGGCGAGTACCAGAAATGGACGCTGATGTAATACTTGCTTGTGCTGCGAAATCGCTAGTTTCTTACGACGGGAAGTTGCGTAGGTATGAGACTAGTCCACCAGATTTTCACCGCAAAAACCATATTTTCCATCAATTTTCGATCCGTAGAAGCATTGGACGTTCCAGCAGAATTTTTTGAAGACATGATTAGAATCTCGTTTGAAGCTAGATAGATCTATAGCCCCAAATCGTTTCTCAACTTCTAACCCTCCTTCACCTCAGATTTGAGCATCCGGCATCTATAATCCTCCTTCACCTCATAGTACCTCCAGGCCGGCAAAaatttctaccaattaaattgTCATCCAAAAAGCCCCAATTTGATCTTGAGGCTAGCCCCAATTATCCCCTTCCTGAAAATTGCGCGAAAGATTAGGCCTTCGAGAGGTAATCAATCTCTGTCCCACGTCGGACCGAGATGAGGTCGTATTTATCCCATCTTGCAAGCCACTGACTTCCGGCAATATTCTGTGGGTAATCACGACACACTTTCGCGCGGCAACTTCCGTTACTCAGTGGAAACCAATTTTCGTCACCCGCACAGAGGCCCATTAGGTAataaggtttttattttttattttaccccTTTGATTCCCGTATATTGATGAAGCTAGTAgactttcaataattttttcagacaGATTCCTACTCGTTTTAGAATGAACACATGTTGGTCAGGTGCCCTTGCTAGGATCTCCTGAATGCATGCAAAGTAGATATATGAACTTAATTTGAAGACTTGTAGTTGTAATTTCAGCTTTTATCATCCTcccttttctttattctatatGTGTGTGAGTACTTAGTCGTTTATTTCGGAGAACTAGAATTTGccttccaatatatatatatatagctctaGAGGTAGATTAAGGGAAGTCCGAAGTTTAGTCCTGCTGTACCAAGTTAATACTATGCATATATGAAGAACAAGGATGGTAGCTAGAAGGCTTTAATTTCTACGTTTTCTTCCTTTTCCATGTCGCAAATCCATCCATTCTGATTTGGATTCATTCTGATCAACTCATGCATGCTTAGGATCCTGTTCTGGCTTTGCTCATTGATTTGTCGGTACCTACTTTTTGGTGTGGCCACAAGGCACCAAGATTTTTAGACGCATGGCTGTCCATGCAGCGAATCAGGGACCATTTGTCTTTGGCTAGCTTGTAAGTGATCTGTAACGTGCTAGATCATGTGTTTTTGCACATGCATCTTAGAATTACCATTTGTACACGCCATCTGTAAGGTGGATGTAGGTCCGGTGGTAAGTCACATTTGTGTTAACATTCTATCTATTTACCACTTCTATTACtatatttctatttaattattagAATTACCATCTGTAAGGTGGATTTAGAATTACCATCATCTGTAACGTGCCCCCACCATCCACATGTttgtcttctttttgttttgtcattattattattattattattattattattattattattattattattattattattatttttgtttgttttgggtTTTAATTTTACATCGTATGATGACTTACTCAAAGAAGAGGAACATCTTGGATGATTGACGAATGTAATTCTAACTCTTGAGCTATTTTCAAATTTGCAGATCAGGGGATTTCATGATCTTCATAATTTCCTTGAATTCTCCTCGTTTTATAATGTCGTACACGTACgtagttttttccttttttccgtGTGCTGAGGTGGTTTGGTCctgttttttaaaaagaaatggtGGTGGTAAATAGAAGTGGTTGAAGAGGAAGGTGGATGGTGGGGGCAAGTTGTCAATATAAATGGGATGTAGGTCTGGTGGTTCAATGATTGGTAGGTTTTGGGTACCCATGATCCAAGTACTGTATGGTGGGGTtagttttgtttctatttttcgtcttcaaatggatgaactactaagatattttttttaaaaggtttgGAAGAAATCCTTTTTATGATGCGCTTGAAGATATATATTAACAATGCATAAACATGAAATGCCATCCACATGGATATGCTTGACTGAGAAGAGAATGACAAcacttttatcttcttttatttaCCATGATTTACACTTTCAACGTGAATACAGAGCAATGGCCAAGTGTGCATATTAGCCTCCGAGAAGTTAGATAGCAATGTTTCCTTATATGAAATTGTTAATTGCCTTATAACTATCCTTATATGTAACTTTGCCTTTTAAGAGACATTGTGTTAAGGCTTATttagttagttttctttttatgtgtTATTCACCATTTTCTTATTTAAGCATTTAGTGATCTCATATCaaccattttctttctttattctttgttgGAAAAAATTCAAGTGGCCTTATCTCACATTGGTTTCCTAGTTGTAGTAAGCAATATGCAGTTTCAGTTATTAAATTTCATATGCTTCTATGAGATGAGTATGGGTGTGTAGAACACcttattgagaaaatggtgtaattCACCTCTGTTTTTGGTTTGCATTTCCTGAGGTATTTGGTTGAACTGCtatatttgagaaattaaatgTCTACAATTTGGCAGGATTGGTGCAGTGAGTCTATTCAAATGGTTAATTCAGCCATTCATCTTCTAGTCATGGAGCATACAAGTACAGAAAATGAGATGATGAGAAAGGGAAACGTAGTTTACGAATCTATATAAGATCTCCTTGTCAGAGGTGAATGTTGTAGTGATCTGTTCTGGCAGCAGCTTTATGTATTTAGTATTTACGGAAAACATTACCTTAAGGATGAGGAATACATTTACTACTAATTAATGTCGTTGTTTGAGTAGAATTTCAGACTATAATTGGGGTTGAATGACTGGATAATGTAAATACTAGCTTTCTCAAAGACTATGGTGATAATTTGGACTTATTAATTGTTTATACATGCACACAATGCTTTTATTACTGAATGTTTGATGTCGAGATATACCTTTTTTAATTTACTCATCATTATATACACCCCAATAGATTGGCAATGAGCAAAGTTTGTATAAGGATTTAATTACTTGGTTCAACCACCAGTGAAGTCTGAATATGTGGCATCAAAATGACTTGGTTCAACAATGAAGATTTTGTGCGAGGACGTCCAATTATCAGAACCAACTGTCATGTTTGGCAATTTAAAAATGGTTACTTCTAGATTTAACTTAATTAGAAAATATTGGGTTTTagtacttaatatatatatatatatacacatatataaggAGGAAATTTCatggtatatgtgaacatgGTAATTGTTGATCGCAgtagttaaattaaaataacttacTTATTACATGATGGTAAAATCAATATTGTATAAGAAAATGATAcaagaaatgaaatataatcTTAGCAAAATGTTTGCAAGATAAACAATTATTGTGATGAAAGTGATGTTATTGTAGAgaattgtattttatattttattctaggATATTTGGATGGAACCTTTTTGTTTTAGcaattattcatataattttcCTGTATGGATAATAAATAAGCCATTGAAAATGCTCTAAGAATACTCTCATTGAAATAGCCAAAGTCAAATCTAAGTTTTAGAAGAATATGATAAGAAGTTGCCTTTGTGATCTATTTCTTTCATATGGGATTTccatattggattatctatttaatcattattttttccCTCGTTATCAGCTTggattaattttatcatattttacatatCTACCAAATTACCAATTATTTGTTAATTACTAATCATATTCTAGTTAAATTATTGGTTTACAAACCATCATATACTCAATGGTTATTTAAAGCTAATAACCAGAAACGTTTAATTATCAAACTCATTGTCAATCTCAATATAAATGTcttaattacaaatcaaataaatatattttctatccAAAGTATATTCTAAGATTTCTATAAAGGGACATTTCCGTATGTGAGTGGAAATGTTGAGAGGAGATAAATACTAACGAAATAATTtgcattggattagtcaaatACTAGtggttttaaattatttttggtcTTGTATATTAGGTTCACATACATATCGGTTTTCAAGAATAAGTTGGTTTTGTAAATTTGGTTGAGGGAAAAAATtagttagaaaataataatttaattaaatgtaaattattaataaatatatgattagtGCAGTTGCAAaggtggaaaaaaaattataaatattcttatcaaaaaaatatttataatatattattattttgactaattcaaaatgaaaatgaggaGGTTTGAATGGTTTTAAATTTATGGAAAACATATACTTATATTCTTAATGTTCATACTTATATGAGGACGAATAAAATGACCAATACTAATGCTTTGAAGATCATCTCAATAGTATCAAAGTGTCCCTTAGATActgaagtttattatttctttataagtCCTCATCGAATTTGTACAGAAGATCTTTCACCTTAAGTATGTGAGGTGACGTAAAAGTTGACAAGGAATACTGTATAATTTACAGCTGCACTTGCGCGAGAGATTGCTGAAAACATCAGCGCCAAAGTGAAAAATCTTTCTATTACAATGGCCAACTTGGAGAATTGTGCCTCAGCTATCCTTGCCATTACATGAAAAAACTTCACATATATACAACGTACGTACACTCAAGCTGTAACTTAAAAACAGCCAAGAAGAAAACTTCACTTCTACAAAACAGAGAATACATTCTATTAGCTGCCACTGGGCTGCCTTTGTTAGCTTCATCCTCTCCTTCTACAATTCTCTACTTCTGAGTTCTTTGATCTTGTTAAAGAGAAGGTGGGATCATTATTCTTCTATTTGGTGATATGGTTCTTACAAAAAGAGGAAGATGAGGAGGAAGATCATTTGGACAAGCACCAAGACAGACCAATATTGGACGATGCTTACCATCAGAACCAGCAACATGGAGTTTAGGAGATGAACGCCAGTTATCATCTAATGACTCCACTCAACCTCCAGATGTTGAATGTGAGGCATTGTTGGGTCCTTGTAATGAGGCAGATCAAACAAATACAACGGGCCAAGAGGATGGTAAGTAAACTCATAAACAAGTTCATGTAGTCTTTCATAAATGCCCATGCAAAGAGAGGTTAAGTTCATGAATCAAAATTGCACTAACATGTACAAGTTGCCTTGCGTTTGTGGTATAGTACCAGCCACTTCTAAACGTCAGAGGGGTGTTGCCAAAGGGATAGAGTTTGAGAGGCTGAGAAAGCTGGGGAAGATACCACTGGATattaaagatggaaagataggtCCATCTTGCAACAACAGAATAGTGTACACCACAAGAGTCACATGGATCATCAAGCACTATGCAGAAATGAGGCATGTTAGCTGG from Carya illinoinensis cultivar Pawnee chromosome 6, C.illinoinensisPawnee_v1, whole genome shotgun sequence includes:
- the LOC122312574 gene encoding uncharacterized protein LOC122312574: MSVGLGTHVAFELFDLVKREDPDILFLQETRLKAREFEVCKFRLGFSNCLAVDCHGRKGGITLLWGRDVQLSVLNYSHCHIDATVDSVSRYGVWFLTGVYGYPEVALRDQTWELLRHLCRKNGESWLVLGDFNEVLHHHEKLGGGGHCVLERLDRALVNEQWGSRFAFASVVHGLVAYSDHVPIWILTDSEESFVQNKKQFRFESMWVGEKGCDDIISSIWRKGDVQSSMDSVVGLIKESGVNLNMWNSNSFGNVQKKLSMAKQKMAWLQESDPMGNNTEAHDKAHDEVQKSLAGKITASMNEGPCKVYIEFEVSAALSQMHPEKAPGLDGMSPLFYQKYWHLVGPSVIGAVLQALNSGVFPTSINHAHITLVPKKKLAELVADYRPISLCNVIYKLVAKVISNRLKAVLPSVIEKSQCAFVPGHLITDNVLITYELIHFLKHKRKGKKGIYVY